The following coding sequences lie in one Pseudorca crassidens isolate mPseCra1 chromosome 2, mPseCra1.hap1, whole genome shotgun sequence genomic window:
- the LINGO4 gene encoding leucine-rich repeat and immunoglobulin-like domain-containing nogo receptor-interacting protein 4 produces the protein MEEGMAAATTPKQAWPPIFFLLLLSGGSSGGCPAVCDCTSQPRAVLCAHRRLEAVPGGLPLDTELLDLSGNRLWGLQRGMLSRLGLLRELDLSYNQLSTLEPGAFHGLQSLLTLRLQGNRLRIVGPRVFSGLSSLTLLDIRLNQIVLFLDGAFGELGSLQQLEVGDNHLVFVAPGAFAGLAKLRTLTLERCNLSTVPGPALAHLPALGVLRLRELDIGRLPGGALQGLGQLKELEIHHWPPLEALEPGSLTGLNLSSLAITRCNLSSVPFQALHHLSFLRVLDLSQNPISAIPARRLSPLVRLQELRLSGACLTSIAAHAFHGLTAFHLLDVADNALQTLEETAFSSPDKLVTLRLSGNPLTCDCRLIWLLRLRRRLDFGTSPPACAGPQNVQGKSLREFSDILPPGHFTCQPALIRKSGPRWVIAEEGGHAVFSCSGDGDPAPIVSWMRPQGAWLGRAGRVRVLEDGTLEIRSVQLRDRGAYVCVVSNVAGNDSLRTWLEVIQVEPPNSTLSDPNTTMPGIPGPFFLDSRGIAMVLAVGFLPFLTSVTLCFGLIALWSKGKGRVKHHMTFDFVAPRASGDKNSGGNRVTAKLF, from the coding sequence ATGGAAGAGGGGATGGCTGCGGCCACTACTCCAAAGCAAGCCTGGCCCCCCATCTTTTTCCTGCTCCTCCTGTCTGGGGGGAGTAGCGGCGGCTGCCCTGCTGTGTGTGACTGCACCTCCCAACCCCGGGCAGTGCTCTGTGCCCACCGGCGACTGGAGGCTGTACCAGGGGGACTCCCGCTGGACACCGAGCTCCTGGACCTGAGTGGGAACCGCCTATGGGGGCTTCAGCGGGGAATGCTCTCCCGCCTGGGCCTGCTCCGGGAACTGGACCTCAGCTACAACCAGCTGTCCACCCTCGAGCCAGGGGCCTTCCATGGTCTGCAGAGCCTGCTCACCCTGAGGCTGCAGGGCAACCGTCTGCGAATCGTGGGCCCCAGGGTCTTCTCAGGCCTGTCTTCCCTCACGCTGCTGGACATTCGCCTCAACCAGATTGTCCTCTTCCTCGATGGAGCTTTTGGGGAGCTAGGCAGCCTCCAGCAGCTGGAGGTTGGGGACAACCACCTGGTGTTTGTGGCTCCGGGAGCCTTTGCTGGACTGGCCAAGCTGAGGACCCTCACCCTGGAGCGCTGCAACCTCAGCACCGTGCCTGGCCCGGCCCTGGCCCACCTTCCAGCGCTCGGGGTCCTGAGGCTCCGGGAATTAGATATTGGGAGGCTGCCGGGAGGGGCGCTGCAAGGGCTGGGGCAGTTAAAGGAGCTGGAGATCCATCACTGGCCGCCTCTGGAGGCTCTGGAGCCTGGGAGCCTGACTGGGCTCAATCTCAGCAGTCTGGCCATCACCCGCTGCAATCTGAGCTCGGTGCCCTTCCAAGCTCTGCACCACCTGAGCTTCCTCAGGGTCCTGGATCTGTCTCAGAACCCCATCTCTGCCATCCCAGCCCGGAGGCTCAGCCCCCTGGTGCGGCTCCAGGAGCTCCGACTGTCAGGGGCATGCCTCACCTCCATCGCTGCCCACGCCTTCCATGGTTTGACTGCCTTCCACCTCCTAGACGTGGCGGATAACGCCCTTCAGACACTGGAGGAAACAGCCTTCTCTTCTCCAGACAAACTGGTCACCCTGAGGCTGTCTGGTAACCCCCTGACCTGTGACTGCCGCCTCATCTGGCTGCTCCGGCTCCGCCGCCGCCTGGACTTTGGCACGTCCCCCCCTGCCTGTGCCGGCCCCCAGAACGTCCAGGGGAAGAGCCTGAGGGAGTTTTCAGACATCCTACCTCCAGGGCACTTCACTTGCCAACCAGCCCTGATCCGAAAGTCCGGGCCACGCTGGGTCATTGCAGAGGAGGGCGGGCATGCCGTTTTCTCCTGCTCTGGAGATGGAGACCCAGCCCCCATCGTCTCCTGGATGAGGCCTCAGGGGGCTTGGCTGGGAAGGGCCGGGAGAGTAAGGGTCCTGGAGGATGGGACGCTGGAGATCCGCTCTGTGCAGCTACGGGATAGAGGTGCCTATGTCTGTGTGGTCAGCAATGTAGCTGGGAATGACTCCCTGAGGACCTGGCTGGAAGTAATCCAAGTTGAACCACCAAATAGCACTCTCTCTGACCCCAACACCACCATGCCAGGGATCCCAGGGCCTTTCTTCCTGGATAGCAGAGGCATAGCTATGGTGCTGGCAGTCggcttcctccccttcctcacctCGGTAACCCTGTGCTTTGGCCTCATTGCCCTCTGGAGCAAAGGCAAAGGCCGGGTCAAACATCACATGACCTTTGACTTTGTGGCACCCCGAGCCTCTGGGGATAAGAACTCTGGGGGTAACCGGGTCACTGCCAAGCTCTTCTGA
- the RORC gene encoding nuclear receptor ROR-gamma isoform X4, with protein sequence MDRAPQRHHRASQELLAAKKTHTSQIEVIPCKICGDKSSGIHYGVITCEGCKGFFRRSQQCNVAYSCTRQQNCPIDRTSRNRCQHCRLQKCLALGMSRDAVKFGRMSKKQRDSLHAEVQKQLQQRQQQQREKAAKTPPAGAQGADPLACTLGLPDGQLPLGSSPDLPEASACPPSLLRAPGCGPSYSNSLAKAGLNGASYHLEYSPERGKTDSRENCYGSGSQPTPDRCGLHFEDPRHPGLGEPGRGPDSYFSPSFRSIPEAPYASLTEIEHLVQNVCKSYRETCQLRLEDLLGQRSTVFSREEVAGYQRKSMWEMWERCAHRLTEAIQYVVEFAKRLSGFMELCQNDQIVLLKADRPGLQEKRKVEQLQYSLELAFHHHLCKTHRHGILAKLPPKGKLRSLCSQHVEKLQTFQHLHPIVVQAAFPPLYKELFSTEIESPEGLSK encoded by the exons ATGGACAGGGCCCCACAGAGACACCACCGAGCCTCGCAGG AGCTGCTGGCTGCAAAGAAGACCCACACCT CACAAATTGAAGTGATCCCTTGCAAAATCTGTGGGGACAAATCATCTGGGATCCATTATGGGGTTATCACCTGTGAGGGGTGCAAG GGTTTCTTCCGCCGGAGCCAGCAGTGTAACGTGGCTTACTCCTGCACCCGTCAGCAGAACTGCCCCATTGACCGCACTAGCCGAAACCGATGCCAGCACTGCCGCCTGCAGAAATGCCTGGCCCTGGGCATGTCCCGAGACG CTGTCAAGTTTGGCCGCATGTCCAAGAAGCAAAGGGACAGCCTGCATGCTGAGGTGCAGAAACAACTGCAACAGCGGCAACAGCAGCAAAGGGAAAAAGCGGCCAAGACCCCTCCTGCAGGAGCCCAAGGAGCAGACCCCCTCGCCTGCACCTTGGGGCTCCCAGATGGGCAGCTGCCCCTGGGCTCCTCGCCTGACCTGCCGGAGGCCTCAGCCTGTCCCCCCAGTCTCCTGAGAGCCCCAGGCTGCGGGCCCTCCTACTCCAACAGCTTGGCCAAGGCCGGGCTCAACGGGGCCTCGTACCACCTGGAATACAGCCCTGAGCGGGGCAAGACCGACAGCAGAGAGAACTGCTATGGCTCAGGCAGCCAGCCGACCCCTGACAGGTGTGGACTCCACTTCGAGGACCCCAGGCACCCTGGGCTTGGGGAACCAGGACGGGGCCCGGACAGCTACTTCAGCCCCAGTTTCCGCAGCATCCCAGAGGCGCCTTATGCCTCCCTGACAGAGATTG AGCATCTGGTGCAGAACGTTTGTAAGTCCTACCGAGAGACGTGTCAGCTGCGGCTGGAGGACCTGCTCGGACAGCGCTCCACCGTCTTCTCCCGAGAGGAGGTGGCCGGCTACCAGAGGAAG TCAATGTGGGAGATGTGGGAACGCTGTGCCCACCGCCTCACCGAGGCCATTCAGTACGTGGTGGAGTTCGCTAAGAGGCTCTCGGGCTTTATGGAGCTCTGCCAGAATGACCAGATCGTGCTACTCAAAGCAG ACCGGCCAGGGctccaagagaaaaggaaagtagAACAGCTGCAGTACAGTCTGGAGCTGGCCTTTCATCATCATCTCTGCAAGACTCATCGCCACGGCATCCTGGCAAAG CTGCCACCcaaggggaagcttcggagcctgTGTAGCCAGCATGTGGAAAAGCTGCAAACCTTCCAGCATCTCCACCCCATCGTGGTCCAAGCTGCTTTCCCTCCACTCTACAAGGAACTCTTCAGCACTGAAATCGAGTCACCTGAGGGGCTGTCCAAGTGA
- the RORC gene encoding nuclear receptor ROR-gamma isoform X3, which yields MDRAPQRHHRASQELLAAKKTHTSQIEVIPCKICGDKSSGIHYGVITCEGCKGFFRRSQQCNVAYSCTRQQNCPIDRTSRNRCQHCRLQKCLALGMSRDAVKFGRMSKKQRDSLHAEVQKQLQQRQQQQREKAAKTPPAGAQGADPLACTLGLPDGQLPLGSSPDLPEASACPPSLLRAPGCGPSYSNSLAKAGLNGASYHLEYSPERGKTDSRENCYGSGSQPTPDRCGLHFEDPRHPGLGEPGRGPDSYFSPSFRSIPEAPYASLTEIEHLVQNVCKSYRETCQLRLEDLLGQRSTVFSREEVAGYQRKSMWEMWERCAHRLTEAIQYVVEFAKRLSGFMELCQNDQIVLLKAGCSELISSIFDFSHSLSALHFSEDEIALYTALVLINANRPGLQEKRKVEQLQYSLELAFHHHLCKTHRHGILAKLPPKGKLRSLCSQHVEKLQTFQHLHPIVVQAAFPPLYKELFSTEIESPEGLSK from the exons ATGGACAGGGCCCCACAGAGACACCACCGAGCCTCGCAGG AGCTGCTGGCTGCAAAGAAGACCCACACCT CACAAATTGAAGTGATCCCTTGCAAAATCTGTGGGGACAAATCATCTGGGATCCATTATGGGGTTATCACCTGTGAGGGGTGCAAG GGTTTCTTCCGCCGGAGCCAGCAGTGTAACGTGGCTTACTCCTGCACCCGTCAGCAGAACTGCCCCATTGACCGCACTAGCCGAAACCGATGCCAGCACTGCCGCCTGCAGAAATGCCTGGCCCTGGGCATGTCCCGAGACG CTGTCAAGTTTGGCCGCATGTCCAAGAAGCAAAGGGACAGCCTGCATGCTGAGGTGCAGAAACAACTGCAACAGCGGCAACAGCAGCAAAGGGAAAAAGCGGCCAAGACCCCTCCTGCAGGAGCCCAAGGAGCAGACCCCCTCGCCTGCACCTTGGGGCTCCCAGATGGGCAGCTGCCCCTGGGCTCCTCGCCTGACCTGCCGGAGGCCTCAGCCTGTCCCCCCAGTCTCCTGAGAGCCCCAGGCTGCGGGCCCTCCTACTCCAACAGCTTGGCCAAGGCCGGGCTCAACGGGGCCTCGTACCACCTGGAATACAGCCCTGAGCGGGGCAAGACCGACAGCAGAGAGAACTGCTATGGCTCAGGCAGCCAGCCGACCCCTGACAGGTGTGGACTCCACTTCGAGGACCCCAGGCACCCTGGGCTTGGGGAACCAGGACGGGGCCCGGACAGCTACTTCAGCCCCAGTTTCCGCAGCATCCCAGAGGCGCCTTATGCCTCCCTGACAGAGATTG AGCATCTGGTGCAGAACGTTTGTAAGTCCTACCGAGAGACGTGTCAGCTGCGGCTGGAGGACCTGCTCGGACAGCGCTCCACCGTCTTCTCCCGAGAGGAGGTGGCCGGCTACCAGAGGAAG TCAATGTGGGAGATGTGGGAACGCTGTGCCCACCGCCTCACCGAGGCCATTCAGTACGTGGTGGAGTTCGCTAAGAGGCTCTCGGGCTTTATGGAGCTCTGCCAGAATGACCAGATCGTGCTACTCAAAGCAG GCTGCAGCGAGCTCATCAGCTCCATCTTTGACTTCTCCCACTCCCTGAGTGCCTTGCATTTTTCCGAGGACGAGATTGCCCTCTACACGGCCCTCGTCCTCATCAACGCCA ACCGGCCAGGGctccaagagaaaaggaaagtagAACAGCTGCAGTACAGTCTGGAGCTGGCCTTTCATCATCATCTCTGCAAGACTCATCGCCACGGCATCCTGGCAAAG CTGCCACCcaaggggaagcttcggagcctgTGTAGCCAGCATGTGGAAAAGCTGCAAACCTTCCAGCATCTCCACCCCATCGTGGTCCAAGCTGCTTTCCCTCCACTCTACAAGGAACTCTTCAGCACTGAAATCGAGTCACCTGAGGGGCTGTCCAAGTGA
- the RORC gene encoding nuclear receptor ROR-gamma isoform X2 — MDRAPQRHHRASQELLAAKKTHTSQIEVIPCKICGDKSSGIHYGVITCEGCKGFFRRSQQCNVAYSCTRQQNCPIDRTSRNRCQHCRLQKCLALGMSRDAVKFGRMSKKQRDSLHAEVQKQLQQRQQQQREKAAKTPPAGAQGADPLACTLGLPDGQLPLGSSPDLPEASACPPSLLRAPGCGPSYSNSLAKAGLNGASYHLEYSPERGKTDSRENCYGSGSQPTPDRCGLHFEDPRHPGLGEPGRGPDSYFSPSFRSIPEAPYASLTEIEHLVQNVCKSYRETCQLRLEDLLGQRSTVFSREEVAGYQRKSMWEMWERCAHRLTEAIQYVVEFAKRLSGFMELCQNDQIVLLKAGAMEVVLVRMCRAYNADNHTVFFEGCSELISSIFDFSHSLSALHFSEDEIALYTALVLINANRPGLQEKRKVEQLQYSLELAFHHHLCKTHRHGILAKLPPKGKLRSLCSQHVEKLQTFQHLHPIVVQAAFPPLYKELFSTEIESPEGLSK; from the exons ATGGACAGGGCCCCACAGAGACACCACCGAGCCTCGCAGG AGCTGCTGGCTGCAAAGAAGACCCACACCT CACAAATTGAAGTGATCCCTTGCAAAATCTGTGGGGACAAATCATCTGGGATCCATTATGGGGTTATCACCTGTGAGGGGTGCAAG GGTTTCTTCCGCCGGAGCCAGCAGTGTAACGTGGCTTACTCCTGCACCCGTCAGCAGAACTGCCCCATTGACCGCACTAGCCGAAACCGATGCCAGCACTGCCGCCTGCAGAAATGCCTGGCCCTGGGCATGTCCCGAGACG CTGTCAAGTTTGGCCGCATGTCCAAGAAGCAAAGGGACAGCCTGCATGCTGAGGTGCAGAAACAACTGCAACAGCGGCAACAGCAGCAAAGGGAAAAAGCGGCCAAGACCCCTCCTGCAGGAGCCCAAGGAGCAGACCCCCTCGCCTGCACCTTGGGGCTCCCAGATGGGCAGCTGCCCCTGGGCTCCTCGCCTGACCTGCCGGAGGCCTCAGCCTGTCCCCCCAGTCTCCTGAGAGCCCCAGGCTGCGGGCCCTCCTACTCCAACAGCTTGGCCAAGGCCGGGCTCAACGGGGCCTCGTACCACCTGGAATACAGCCCTGAGCGGGGCAAGACCGACAGCAGAGAGAACTGCTATGGCTCAGGCAGCCAGCCGACCCCTGACAGGTGTGGACTCCACTTCGAGGACCCCAGGCACCCTGGGCTTGGGGAACCAGGACGGGGCCCGGACAGCTACTTCAGCCCCAGTTTCCGCAGCATCCCAGAGGCGCCTTATGCCTCCCTGACAGAGATTG AGCATCTGGTGCAGAACGTTTGTAAGTCCTACCGAGAGACGTGTCAGCTGCGGCTGGAGGACCTGCTCGGACAGCGCTCCACCGTCTTCTCCCGAGAGGAGGTGGCCGGCTACCAGAGGAAG TCAATGTGGGAGATGTGGGAACGCTGTGCCCACCGCCTCACCGAGGCCATTCAGTACGTGGTGGAGTTCGCTAAGAGGCTCTCGGGCTTTATGGAGCTCTGCCAGAATGACCAGATCGTGCTACTCAAAGCAG gagCCATGGAAGTAGTGCTGGTCAGGATGTGCCGGGCCTACAATGCTGACAACCATACAGTCTTTTTTGAAG GCTGCAGCGAGCTCATCAGCTCCATCTTTGACTTCTCCCACTCCCTGAGTGCCTTGCATTTTTCCGAGGACGAGATTGCCCTCTACACGGCCCTCGTCCTCATCAACGCCA ACCGGCCAGGGctccaagagaaaaggaaagtagAACAGCTGCAGTACAGTCTGGAGCTGGCCTTTCATCATCATCTCTGCAAGACTCATCGCCACGGCATCCTGGCAAAG CTGCCACCcaaggggaagcttcggagcctgTGTAGCCAGCATGTGGAAAAGCTGCAAACCTTCCAGCATCTCCACCCCATCGTGGTCCAAGCTGCTTTCCCTCCACTCTACAAGGAACTCTTCAGCACTGAAATCGAGTCACCTGAGGGGCTGTCCAAGTGA
- the RORC gene encoding nuclear receptor ROR-gamma isoform X1, which yields MDRAPQRHHRASQELLAAKKTHTSQIEVIPCKICGDKSSGIHYGVITCEGCKGFFRRSQQCNVAYSCTRQQNCPIDRTSRNRCQHCRLQKCLALGMSRDAVKFGRMSKKQRDSLHAEVQKQLQQRQQQQREKAAKTPPAGAQGADPLACTLGLPDGQLPLGSSPDLPEASACPPSLLRAPGCGPSYSNSLAKAGLNGASYHLEYSPERGKTDSRENCYGSGSQPTPDRCGLHFEDPRHPGLGEPGRGPDSYFSPSFRSIPEAPYASLTEIEHLVQNVCKSYRETCQLRLEDLLGQRSTVFSREEVAGYQRKSMWEMWERCAHRLTEAIQYVVEFAKRLSGFMELCQNDQIVLLKAGAMEVVLVRMCRAYNADNHTVFFEGKYGGMELFRALGCSELISSIFDFSHSLSALHFSEDEIALYTALVLINANRPGLQEKRKVEQLQYSLELAFHHHLCKTHRHGILAKLPPKGKLRSLCSQHVEKLQTFQHLHPIVVQAAFPPLYKELFSTEIESPEGLSK from the exons ATGGACAGGGCCCCACAGAGACACCACCGAGCCTCGCAGG AGCTGCTGGCTGCAAAGAAGACCCACACCT CACAAATTGAAGTGATCCCTTGCAAAATCTGTGGGGACAAATCATCTGGGATCCATTATGGGGTTATCACCTGTGAGGGGTGCAAG GGTTTCTTCCGCCGGAGCCAGCAGTGTAACGTGGCTTACTCCTGCACCCGTCAGCAGAACTGCCCCATTGACCGCACTAGCCGAAACCGATGCCAGCACTGCCGCCTGCAGAAATGCCTGGCCCTGGGCATGTCCCGAGACG CTGTCAAGTTTGGCCGCATGTCCAAGAAGCAAAGGGACAGCCTGCATGCTGAGGTGCAGAAACAACTGCAACAGCGGCAACAGCAGCAAAGGGAAAAAGCGGCCAAGACCCCTCCTGCAGGAGCCCAAGGAGCAGACCCCCTCGCCTGCACCTTGGGGCTCCCAGATGGGCAGCTGCCCCTGGGCTCCTCGCCTGACCTGCCGGAGGCCTCAGCCTGTCCCCCCAGTCTCCTGAGAGCCCCAGGCTGCGGGCCCTCCTACTCCAACAGCTTGGCCAAGGCCGGGCTCAACGGGGCCTCGTACCACCTGGAATACAGCCCTGAGCGGGGCAAGACCGACAGCAGAGAGAACTGCTATGGCTCAGGCAGCCAGCCGACCCCTGACAGGTGTGGACTCCACTTCGAGGACCCCAGGCACCCTGGGCTTGGGGAACCAGGACGGGGCCCGGACAGCTACTTCAGCCCCAGTTTCCGCAGCATCCCAGAGGCGCCTTATGCCTCCCTGACAGAGATTG AGCATCTGGTGCAGAACGTTTGTAAGTCCTACCGAGAGACGTGTCAGCTGCGGCTGGAGGACCTGCTCGGACAGCGCTCCACCGTCTTCTCCCGAGAGGAGGTGGCCGGCTACCAGAGGAAG TCAATGTGGGAGATGTGGGAACGCTGTGCCCACCGCCTCACCGAGGCCATTCAGTACGTGGTGGAGTTCGCTAAGAGGCTCTCGGGCTTTATGGAGCTCTGCCAGAATGACCAGATCGTGCTACTCAAAGCAG gagCCATGGAAGTAGTGCTGGTCAGGATGTGCCGGGCCTACAATGCTGACAACCATACAGTCTTTTTTGAAGGCAAATACGGTGGCATGGAGCTCTTCCGAGCCttgg GCTGCAGCGAGCTCATCAGCTCCATCTTTGACTTCTCCCACTCCCTGAGTGCCTTGCATTTTTCCGAGGACGAGATTGCCCTCTACACGGCCCTCGTCCTCATCAACGCCA ACCGGCCAGGGctccaagagaaaaggaaagtagAACAGCTGCAGTACAGTCTGGAGCTGGCCTTTCATCATCATCTCTGCAAGACTCATCGCCACGGCATCCTGGCAAAG CTGCCACCcaaggggaagcttcggagcctgTGTAGCCAGCATGTGGAAAAGCTGCAAACCTTCCAGCATCTCCACCCCATCGTGGTCCAAGCTGCTTTCCCTCCACTCTACAAGGAACTCTTCAGCACTGAAATCGAGTCACCTGAGGGGCTGTCCAAGTGA
- the RORC gene encoding nuclear receptor ROR-gamma isoform X5 encodes MSRDAVKFGRMSKKQRDSLHAEVQKQLQQRQQQQREKAAKTPPAGAQGADPLACTLGLPDGQLPLGSSPDLPEASACPPSLLRAPGCGPSYSNSLAKAGLNGASYHLEYSPERGKTDSRENCYGSGSQPTPDRCGLHFEDPRHPGLGEPGRGPDSYFSPSFRSIPEAPYASLTEIEHLVQNVCKSYRETCQLRLEDLLGQRSTVFSREEVAGYQRKSMWEMWERCAHRLTEAIQYVVEFAKRLSGFMELCQNDQIVLLKAGAMEVVLVRMCRAYNADNHTVFFEGKYGGMELFRALGCSELISSIFDFSHSLSALHFSEDEIALYTALVLINANRPGLQEKRKVEQLQYSLELAFHHHLCKTHRHGILAKLPPKGKLRSLCSQHVEKLQTFQHLHPIVVQAAFPPLYKELFSTEIESPEGLSK; translated from the exons ATGTCCCGAGACG CTGTCAAGTTTGGCCGCATGTCCAAGAAGCAAAGGGACAGCCTGCATGCTGAGGTGCAGAAACAACTGCAACAGCGGCAACAGCAGCAAAGGGAAAAAGCGGCCAAGACCCCTCCTGCAGGAGCCCAAGGAGCAGACCCCCTCGCCTGCACCTTGGGGCTCCCAGATGGGCAGCTGCCCCTGGGCTCCTCGCCTGACCTGCCGGAGGCCTCAGCCTGTCCCCCCAGTCTCCTGAGAGCCCCAGGCTGCGGGCCCTCCTACTCCAACAGCTTGGCCAAGGCCGGGCTCAACGGGGCCTCGTACCACCTGGAATACAGCCCTGAGCGGGGCAAGACCGACAGCAGAGAGAACTGCTATGGCTCAGGCAGCCAGCCGACCCCTGACAGGTGTGGACTCCACTTCGAGGACCCCAGGCACCCTGGGCTTGGGGAACCAGGACGGGGCCCGGACAGCTACTTCAGCCCCAGTTTCCGCAGCATCCCAGAGGCGCCTTATGCCTCCCTGACAGAGATTG AGCATCTGGTGCAGAACGTTTGTAAGTCCTACCGAGAGACGTGTCAGCTGCGGCTGGAGGACCTGCTCGGACAGCGCTCCACCGTCTTCTCCCGAGAGGAGGTGGCCGGCTACCAGAGGAAG TCAATGTGGGAGATGTGGGAACGCTGTGCCCACCGCCTCACCGAGGCCATTCAGTACGTGGTGGAGTTCGCTAAGAGGCTCTCGGGCTTTATGGAGCTCTGCCAGAATGACCAGATCGTGCTACTCAAAGCAG gagCCATGGAAGTAGTGCTGGTCAGGATGTGCCGGGCCTACAATGCTGACAACCATACAGTCTTTTTTGAAGGCAAATACGGTGGCATGGAGCTCTTCCGAGCCttgg GCTGCAGCGAGCTCATCAGCTCCATCTTTGACTTCTCCCACTCCCTGAGTGCCTTGCATTTTTCCGAGGACGAGATTGCCCTCTACACGGCCCTCGTCCTCATCAACGCCA ACCGGCCAGGGctccaagagaaaaggaaagtagAACAGCTGCAGTACAGTCTGGAGCTGGCCTTTCATCATCATCTCTGCAAGACTCATCGCCACGGCATCCTGGCAAAG CTGCCACCcaaggggaagcttcggagcctgTGTAGCCAGCATGTGGAAAAGCTGCAAACCTTCCAGCATCTCCACCCCATCGTGGTCCAAGCTGCTTTCCCTCCACTCTACAAGGAACTCTTCAGCACTGAAATCGAGTCACCTGAGGGGCTGTCCAAGTGA
- the C2CD4D gene encoding C2 calcium-dependent domain-containing protein 4D, whose product MWLLEKAGYWVGAAQPRARWAPAGLFPKRRTPCPLARACPNVLTPDRIPQFFIPPRLPDPGGAEPLSGRDVDGRGLPEACSLPHLAGREGWAFLPESPHTRRRESLFHSPPPAPAGGLPPAQFRLHVSSPDLRLCRAPDSDTASSPDSSPFGSPRPGPGRPRPPRPRSLSPEEASSADTSPYAPRRAGPPTRPLFHLDFLCRQLRPAKESVLRLEPLGGQLRLSAEYQAWPGRLRLRLVSAEGLPGSRAGPGSGGGGCCVVLRLRTRARARGQRSRVVKCSANPIFNEDFFFDGLGPPDLAAHSLRAKVLDRGAGFRRDVLLGECETPLIALLPTLNGGLGPGASLAPAHLSL is encoded by the coding sequence atGTGGCTCTTGGAGAAAGCTGGCTACTGGGTGGGGGCCGCGCAGCCCAGGGCCCGGTGGGCGCCCGCCGGCCTGTTTCCTAAGCGCCGCACCCCGTGCCCGCTGGCTCGCGCCTGCCCCAACGTCCTCACCCCCGATCGCATTCCGCAGTTCTTCATCCCGCCTCGGCTCCCCGACCCAGGCGGCGCCGAGCCCCTCAGCGGGCGCGACGTGGACGGGCGCGGCCTCCCCGAGGCCTGTTCGCTGCCGCACTTGGCAGGCCGCGAAGGTTGGGCCTTCCTGCCCGAGAGCCCACACACGCGCCGGCGCGAGTCCCTGTTCCACTcgccgccgcccgccccggcCGGGGGGCTGCCCCCTGCGCAGTTCAGGCTGCACGTCTCCTCCCCGGACCTGCGCCTCTGCCGGGCCCCCGACAGCGACACGGCCTCGTCGCCCGACTCGTCGCCCTTTGGCTCGCCGCGGCCAGGCCCCGGCCGGCCCCGGCCGCCCAGGCCGCGCTCGCTGTCCCCAGAGGAGGCGAGCTCGGCCGACACCAGCCCGTACGCGCCGCGCCGAGCGGGGCCGCCCACTCGGCCGCTCTTCCACCTCGACTTCTTGTGCCGCCAGCTGCGGCCGGCCAAGGAGAGCGTGCTGCGCCTCGAGCCCCTGGGCGGGCAGCTGCGGCTATCCGCCGAGTACCAGGCCTGGCCCGGGCGGCTGCGGCTGCGCCTGGTGAGCGCCGAGGGCCTGCCCGGGTCGCGGGCCGGCCccgggagcggcggcggcggctgctgcgTGGTGCTGAGGCTGCGAACGCGCGCCCGGGCGCGGGGCCAGCGGAGCCGCGTGGTCAAATGCAGCGCCAACCCCATCTTCAATGAGGACTTTTTCTTCGACGGGCTCGGCCCGCCTGACCTGGCCGCCCACAGTCTGAGGGCCAAGGTGCTGGACAGGGGAGCAGGCTTCCGCAGGGACGTGCTGCTGGGGGAGTGTGAGACGCCCCTGATTGCCCTGCTGCCCACCCTAAATGGTGGGCTAGGTCCCGGAGCCTCCCTGGCGCCTGCCCATCTCAGCCTGTAG